The Tachysurus fulvidraco isolate hzauxx_2018 chromosome 19, HZAU_PFXX_2.0, whole genome shotgun sequence genomic sequence GCATGTTATAGTCTTAAAGTCTGTGCTGGAGTAAGAGACCTGTGCTAAAGGTTTCTGGGCCTGGTACAGCTCCAGACACACCGACTCCAGGCTGCCGGGACCCTGTAGCATGTGCTGGCGGCGGGCAGGGAGGGGTGTGCCTGATGGAAACAAAATGGTGAAGACGTCCGCGCCAGAGTCGTCCACTTCCTGTGAGATAAAAAGACAGTATGGGTCAGGTGAGTACAGGTAAGTCTGAGTAAGTGAGCTTCCTCTTCTGGGTGATTTAGGAAAAGAGAAAACCTGCATAGAAAGTGTAtaataaagtgacgtgacatacagctaagtatggtgacccatactcaatTCTccgcgtttaacccatccaaaacGCAcgcggagcagtgggcagccatttttgctgcggcgcccggggaggtttggtgtcttgctcaagggcacctcagttgaggccggcccgagactcgaacccacaaccttagggttaggagtcagactctctaaccattaggccacgacttcccattGGATTGGGTATCCTATTGAATGGGTATCCAATCAGGATGAAGGTTTTCATACCAGTCAAGCAGGAGTTatacctgattccacctgtttaattaGACGATCCCGGCTTTCaatagactcaggtgtggcttcgaCTTGGTTGGAAAGAAAACCTGCACCGGCCTTTCTGTATTTAGACTGAAGACTCCTTCTGTATAAGGACAAGCCTTCCCACGCTGTTTggattaaataagtaaataaataggaaaTCATGGCCATTCATGTGACTCGCAAGACATTTTGGTTCCCTGTTATTTCTAGTCATGATTGTTAACTCCTATTCAATAACTGCAACTAGTGTTTTTCCACTGAGTCATACTTGAGGAAATAGCGGAGGTAGCTGGACAGagaaatttgtcatttttattgtcgAACTCCTACACAGGTAGCGTGTGTTAGGGtagaaaaagattaaaatagcacaagaacatttaaatgtgatttgTTGATAAACTGCATGCACCGGGTTTAGCCAAATAGGACAAAGCTGTTCGTTTCTTCTTCAGTGTAACGCTCTGTTTACTTGGTAAATGTACACATGGCACTACTAACATTACTAACAGACTGAAAAGGTCCAGATACACAATTATTCAAAACTGGAAATAATCTTATTTTTAGgattacaaaacatttaaaaccataaaatttaaatactaTCTTCAATATTAAAAGCAGactctctgatttttgagaaatgcttcagaaaactgagtcgggccgaataataaacaagaatcaaaacaaaaatcaaacatgtagccgatgagcagaaggGGGTGGGGAAGGGGGCAGGACTTGTCAATATACggaggagagagtgttcagtgcgcatgtgtgacattagcagaaagcggttttaacattgacatggaggataaaaacaaagaaagaaagaaagcgaagaaaggcttacgataaggcaagaagtaggacgtgttaatataggaacagctttccagcgctggagagaactgaaggagcaggaagttggcgacatattcacagattggagtttccccgagtcaataactcctgagctaaacgcaaataacacctcttttctattgtagtaatgtagagaggcagctgcAACCGTGttgtgtgtagtaacagcgtttagcctttcttcgctttctttctttgtttttatcctccatgtcaatttTGAATTGCtatctgctaatgtcacacatgcacactatttaatattgcacaatatttaatattctattCGATTTCTAAGTCACTATTTATATCCCAGCAAATTTGCTGATTCCTTCGTGTAAAATGTCTCGTCATCCAATAAAAGCATGTGATCAGAAAATAACCCAGTGGATTTGAtagtcatgtttatattaagTATTAAATGGAGTCCATGCCATCTTTAGTACATGGTCATTGAAGCAAAaggcgtatatatatatatatatatatatatatatatatatatatatatatatatatatatatatatatatatagagagagagagagagagagagagagagagagagagagagagagagagagagagagaaatacacttTTTGCTGAAGTCATTGCTGGTAATTTTGTACAGATTTGTACAGAGCACAAATCAGAAGcctttttcagtcttttttgCAGCACAACAGAATAAGTGACATAATATCAAGAATATACACGTCCAGAGTATTTCATTTTGAGCTACAAAACTCTTCTCACCTTGACCAGGATGTCACTGGCACAGCAGTCCACAGTGATGGAGTCCTCGTCCATGTCCAGGCTATCTTTGCCTACCAGGATTCCCGCCTGCATGGCTGCACCCACCGGGATAACCTCGTCTGGAGGAATCGAGCAGAGCAGCTCCACGTCTGGGAACAAGTCTTTGATCATCTGCTGCAGTTTGGGAATCCGTGCTGAGCCTCCGCTGAGGACCACCTGCAGTACGGATTGCAGGGTTAGTGCTcaaagtagaggtcttcacgtgTCCACATAGATCCGACCGGGTTTGAAACGGgtttgggtctaaaagtttcacgtccACCTCAGAAACGGGTTGGGTCTAATAATAgtggcatcgggtctcgggtaatttaaaattaaatgttttttttaccgaacggacccgagaagacccgaactactgtatctcgtgtgtgtgcatcgactcgagtccttttccaaccgctcatctgtttgccaagaccgcttgcgacttGTGgttggcggtaagctaattttcattgaaacagacctgtcaatcaattttgaatccactctgtagcggttactttagtgtagagttatgcaacattcgggtccagtcgggttaaaaaaaaaattgccgtcgggtcggactcgggtctaattttttcaggtttgtctcgggtcgggtacatttctttagacccgagaagacctctagctcaaagaaagacagacagacagacagaaagaaatatcATGAGAGATGGCATACTACAGCTCCCATGTAAATGGATATGACATCTATCTTGTGCCCATGTATCTGGAAGAAGGTAGACAGAACTTgtcaaagacttttttttaagaaaagttCAGATCTGTGAAAAAACTCAGATGTGTGTCACATGGAGGCAGAAAATCGGTTGTGTGTCACTTCCTATTACCGGTAACAAACGTAACCTTATCTTCACGCTCTCCAAATGTCCTCCAGCACTGAGCAGGACGGATCTCTTTCTCAAAGGAGAACATTACACACTTGAGAAGAGCTTTAAACATGAGTATCAGCAGTATCGCTTATCAGTTATACTTCTAATGATTTTTTCCTTGGATgatgtttttcatttaattagAGACATTTAGATTTATTCCTGGCTCCCCCTAGTGTTCATTACCTTGTTGACGTCTGAGGTGGAGAGGTTAACTTGCTCCAGGagttttctgattggctggatgcTCTTGCTGAACAGGTTTGAGCAAATCAACTCGAAGCGTGCTCTGAACACACAAAACGTTTCCATGGTTACAGTGTTTGAAGTGTTACACTGACATGCAGGTGGGACACGTGCTTTACCTGGACACGTTACACTCAAAGTCTATGCCATCATAGAGCGAGTCTACAAAGCAGTTGGAGCTGCCCAGTGTAGAGAGACTGTGTTTGGCTACATCAGCGCTGTTCATCAGCTTCATCATCGCCCTCAGGTTCCCACTCACGTCTTGTTTGTACAGCCtgtgtacacaaatacacacatgtagacacacaaTGAGCcccaaaacacactcacactcgcgcatttacacacacgcacgcactctcgcgcactctcgcgcactcacacacgcactcttgctcacacacagacacacaaccacacacacacactctcgtgcacacacacacgtacgcacacactcttgctcgcacacacacacacttgcgcacagacacacagattataATGATTGCACACTTACTTTTTGAACTCTCCTGCCAGATACTGAGCCAGCGCCTGTGTGAAACTCTCTCCTCCAGTGctgtggtcagtgtgtgtggcgaGCACTCTGTACATCCCGCTGTTCACCTCCAGAGCCGTTACACTCAGTGATGTGCCGCCGAGCTTATACACCAACACGTGgctaaacaaaaaagtaaaggaAGAAACATCAGCTAAGAACAAGATGTCTCATTTCATGCCATTATGTTCTGCTATTACACAGAAGGTGCAGACATTGTGAAAAAGAAGCGGAAAACATTCATGTGTTAATTACTGTGAGTTAATAAATACACGAAGACCCATTTAAAACATCACAGTGATTTTTCACACCGATCCATGAATACCGGGATCTTCTTCATGGTGACGCTGATCATAATCAGaggtttatatatttgtttctaCTGTAGCTCTATTGAATGCTtaactgtgattggtcagaaggtgctgattaaTTATCCATACCTGCAGCTTGTACTATAGTTTCAGCCACAAGGCTAATAGGTTCTAAAAGCTCTCATATCTAGAATAGAGAATCACTTACATACttgtaatttaacatttaacatagCTTGGGATGTTTATATGCTTGTAACTTTTAATATCTTAAGATTTTCTGTGAGGAGACAAAGCCCAGAGTCTTTACCTCTTCCCTGATGGACAGTCCTGGCCGACGCCGTAGGCCAAGAGTGCGGCGGAGGGTTCGTGAATCAAACGGAGGACGTTGAATCCGGCTCTTTCTGCAGCGTTCCTGAAACACAGCAGCATCGGAGTTCACCACATAACATGACACTGAGCACTATTTTAACACCTATAAAGAAACAGatagagcattttttttttatttattgactaGTACCTCAGGGCATTTTTCTGCATTTCACCAAACTCAAAAGGCACAGTGATGACGGCGTCTTTAATGTCAGAACCCAAAGCTGATTGAGCAGTctctgtgcacacacaaaacacacacacacacactttaaacacacaaacaaataaaattaccTGACAATATCCTTCCAACAGTGAACCAAATTTTGATGCTTTCACACCTATTACTCAGTTATTAAAACCGAATCAGAGTGAAATTGATTCTTCTGGTTCGTTTGCTATTGGCTTTGGATCTACACAgtatcatacatacatacttaagACCGCTGTAGCACAGAAATCATGAATTATGGAAATCTAGGGCTAactgtattttcatttaatacaaaatacagaGATGttcaaaaagtaaaaataaaagtcccCAGAGCACCGACAAGGACAACAAAGATTTGCTGAGAATTATCAGAtcctataaataataatttgttttgtgtgttgtctgtgcttGCTGGTCCAGAAATTCAGTTTGCACAGCAGTTCTGGAGCACTACAGCTTTATCCATTGGCTCAATATCCATCATTACCagaaaagtaatgaaatacgtgtgcCAGGGCATCtttaaatcagaataaaaccTGCCTTTGTGAAAGCAACGTTAGAACGCGCACTGACGTACCTTTCATTTTGTGGAAAATCAACGTGGCTACGTCTTCAGGGGACACAAACTTGGTCGTCTCCCCTGTGTCAAGTTCATACATGGGCAAATCCCCTTTGTTGACAACCTGAAGTTGTATAAAAGAACACCATTATTTAATAATGCAATACATGTGTTCTGTGTAAATATTCCCTTGAACAATGCCAGCATTATAGGATCAGAAATCTGCATTATACAGCAATAGGATCAGAAatcaacttactgtacatttgcTTTCATCTCGGTGTGCACGAACCTCTGGGTCATCATAGCTGAAGGAAAATGTTCAAATGATTTTTAACcctcacacaaaacacagaggtGAGTGCAAAATTTTGCGTCCCTTATAGTTTCTGGCTAAAAGAAAATTGCAATCTGGGAAACCCAAAACATAGAACAGATCACATTTCTCTGTTGTCCtgagggtgtgcaaactttttcaatcaattgtaaataaaaaggtttctgGTGAATGGAAGGACATTTTAACTGGGTACTTTAACAAAAGGTCATCTGTCTTGCCCAATAAGCTCCAGCGACTGATTcgattttggaaaaaaaacccagaacgAGACGTACCATCTGCCAAGAATCTGCTTCACTTTCACCACAGTATTGGCAGCGTTCCTTATTCTGCCCTGCTTCGCTGCGATACCAACAATCTGAGGAAtatagcaataaaataaattgggGTGTGTTCAGTATTTCACTGTTGTCAAGTCTAAGCAAGTgataaacatgaaaaacaaagagctgaagaataaaataaagctacAAGCTTAAAAGTTACGCGTATTGTATGTAACTATTAGAAGACTTGAACAACAAATGCAGTCAGCTCCAGAACTATTGAAAACTacttttaaatcacacacagataacatgagaacaaaatcaaacatgaaTATACACTTCTACACTAAGACCTTATTAAACACATCTTATGTGCttactgtgtttttaatgtttaattttgagATCATTTTCTGAAACAATattggtgtttaaaaaaatgttgtaaactaaactaaatccAAGAAAAAGCCTATTATATGTCTCTCTTCATCAGTAACATTTGAGAAAACTTGAGAGTTTCAGCCTGGTACagagatgtaaatatcagtaagtgcagttttttttttttttttttacctgttcaGTTTCTCTGTATGCCACAACAGCTGGAGTGACTCTGTCCCCAGCATCATTGGCCACCACATCAGCCCGTCCATCCTGAGACAGATAAAAACACAATCTAATGACCCAAAAACAAAGATAACCCTATTTTTGTTCCGCATAGCAAcgatgtgtatgtatgtttgtatgtatttatgtatgaatgtgtgtgtgtgtgtgggtatgtgtatactcgtgtgtgtatgtgtgtatggatgtatgtgtgtgtatggatgtgtgtgtgcatatatatgtatgtttgtgtgtgtgtgtatatatatatatatatgtatactcgtgtgtgtatatgtgtgtatggaggtatgtgtgtgtgtgcatatatatatatgtgtgtgtgtatatatgtatatgtgtgtgtgtatatatatatatatatatatatatatatatatatatatatatatatatatatatggatggatgtgtgagtgtgagtgtgcatgagcCTGATAATGTACACAGCTAACTTTGTGCAGATCCACTTGGTCAGctagataaataataaacgcGCTGTTCGAAAGAAATTAAAAGTTAAATgtttttcaataataataataaatatattgtttatgaACATGGTCAATATTCACCTTGAATACTGCAACACAAGCACATGTATATCCAAAATGCACGCCGATAGCTGCCATGCTTTCCTCCAAACTTACCGGAAGCCGGTTCTCGTGTAAATCATGTAGGCGGGATTTCTGCCTTAACCAATAGCAGACTAGTGCACAGAGACGGTTGATCCGTCTTGACCAATAACAGAAAAGTATTTTAACTAAaacgacacacacactataaagaaTGTAATATATGTACATACAAACGTAAGttgtcaaaaaaaattaagagTTCGTAGCGATATTTTCGCCTTAGCGTTACGTAGGACAGAATGCTCTTATGAACATAGTGTACGAGTTAGGCGTTGATTGACAGCGCCTTCAGCCAATGAAATCACAGGAAGCGTGCACGAGTTCGAATCCAATGAATGAGACGCGCCAGATTTAGAAAGCGCTGATGGAGAGAGTGACACTGGGTGATGTAGTCCTGAGGAAAGTGCGTCAGTAATAAACTCCAACAAACATGCGTTTAAACAACACCACTGCTGTTCTATGGCTTTTATGCGCTGTTATCGCAGTCACCGGGTCTGACACGTGTGAAGGTGAGCTTTGGCTTCTCGGGTTTCAGAACGCATGTTTTTCTGCGTGTAAAAATAGAAACTCGGCACATATGAATGTGGCAGCAAAGATTGTGAAGTGCCTGAAGTGTGAAACAACCCGTGCATGCAGTTTAATGACCTCCCAGGATCAGTTCAGCTGACAATCCTGTACCAAAAAGACACCATAATAAACTGTGAATTCTTTTGCATGAGGATAAAAAACACGTCACTCAACATGCCGACTGTTCTGATATGCAAATGATCATGACGTTTAAATGAATATGCAAACGAACTGATCCCGTATACTGGCGACTCCTAGTGACTTTTTTTGAATACTGCGTTAGCCACTTTCCCAGACAAaaatgagtgtttgtttgttttacttttcaGGTCCAGCTCCATCCCCTGGACATTTGTTTTGTGTGCAGCGAgtactttcatttaaatattaaacgtAATGATCAGTTATTGGGTATTGGGAACATTTTGATCAGCTATTGGGTattgggaataatggtgatcgATGATTGGGTATTTTAAACATTGGTGATCCGTGATTGGGTATTGGGAACATAGGTGATCGGTGATTGGGTATTGGGAACAtaggtgatcagtgattgggtaTTGGGAACATTTTGATCAGTGATTTGGGTATTGGAACtttggtgatcagtgattggtatTGGGACCATtttgatcagtgattgggtaTTGGAACtttggtgatcagtgattgggtaTTGGGAATAAAGGTGATCAATGATTGATCTTTGGGAATATTGGTGATCAATGATTGAACTTTTGGGAACACTGGCGATCAGGGATTTTTCATTTGGGAGATATGCTAATGCAAGTGTGAAAAAATTCAGGCTTTACACTCTGGTGGTTAGGGACCAAACTAGATCTCTCATACATTAACTAGTATCTTTAAGCTGGTGAGCCGTATCACTTCAGGACAGTTAacatctgctaaaaaaaaaaaaaatgctgtttttgagAGGTGACAGGAAACCACAAAACCCTGAGAAACTCATGGGAACATGTGGAGAACATACAGAGAAACTCCTCATAGatagtaacccaagctcaggattaACCTGCAGACCACCACAGCCTTCTGTACCACTATGCAAACATAATCAGGAAAAACATAaactaaaaaatacaaattttctTTATGCACTATATATCTAGAACAGCCCTGCATGGAACTATGGGTCAAAAACACATCTAAAAATGTGGAACAATTTACTAGACGGGAAGACAGGaagtgagtaaaaaaaacaacaactaactTTACACTTATAGCAAAAGCTTATAGCAAAGCAAAACCAGAAAGGGATCCAATTCACTCCTATTATACAGAATGATACATACTGTAATAGTGCATACTGTATTTCTTTTAACAATCATGCAGAAGTTTTCCTTGTTAAATTATAGCTTGAGAATCACATGCTCACATATGCATTCTCTCTGCCAGTTAGATCATTTTAACTTCACTTTGTTTTTATGAAAGCCTAatatttattactgtgtgtgtgtgtgtgtgtgtgtgtgtgtgtgtgtgtgtgtgtgtgtgttgtacagtgtgtgtgggatttttAGAGCGTCTCTACAGGTCCTTGGTGGCCACTCACAGGGAGCTGTCCTCAGCACTTGTAGAGGAAGAGCTTAGGAAAGCATGTGCCGAATCTACAGGGAAGGAAAGCCGactggtaacacacacacacacacacacacacacacacacacacacccctctaaGGGTTTTGTTCCAAAAGCTAATAAAAAATTGGAACAACAAGTaactcttttgtttttgctatacagATAAGACATTTGTCCAATGATGACATATTTTTCATCACTTGAAAAATGTGGTTTCAAACAAAAGGTGCCATGTTATAGGTTGTTTTACACCAAGAACTGAAAgctgaaatttatttttttttggtgtcaaACACAACACATTGTTGGATATtagacatataacatataatcaTGCCTAGTGATGGGAAATTCAGCAGAATagtatcatctctctctctctctctctctctctctctctctctctctctctctctctctctctctctctctctatgtgtgtctctctctgtgtctctctctgtctctctgtgtgacACGCCTCAGTGTTATTACCTCGGAGCCTCCAGTGACGCGGCTGCGAAGGTGACCGGTGAGGTGAGTCGTCCTCTCAGCGCCCATGTCCCAGTGCAGAAG encodes the following:
- the hspa14 gene encoding heat shock 70 kDa protein 14; translation: MYIYYILYSVCVVLVKILFCYWSRRINRLCALVCYWLRQKSRLHDLHENRLPVSLEESMAAIGVHFGYTCACVAVFKDGRADVVANDAGDRVTPAVVAYRETEQIVGIAAKQGRIRNAANTVVKVKQILGRCYDDPEVRAHRDESKCTVVNKGDLPMYELDTGETTKFVSPEDVATLIFHKMKETAQSALGSDIKDAVITVPFEFGEMQKNALRNAAERAGFNVLRLIHEPSAALLAYGVGQDCPSGKSHVLVYKLGGTSLSVTALEVNSGMYRVLATHTDHSTGGESFTQALAQYLAGEFKKLYKQDVSGNLRAMMKLMNSADVAKHSLSTLGSSNCFVDSLYDGIDFECNVSRARFELICSNLFSKSIQPIRKLLEQVNLSTSDVNKVVLSGGSARIPKLQQMIKDLFPDVELLCSIPPDEVIPVGAAMQAGILVGKDSLDMDEDSITVDCCASDILVKEVDDSGADVFTILFPSGTPLPARRQHMLQGPGSLESVCLELYQAQKPLAQIVLRDLEPKEEMHDIITVVTMKRDGSLHVTCTEQGSGRSEAVTIATAAAAS
- the cdnf gene encoding cerebral dopamine neurotrophic factor → MRLNNTTAVLWLLCAVIAVTGSDTCEVCVGFLERLYRSLVATHRELSSALVEEELRKACAESTGKESRLCYYLGASSDAAAKVTGEVSRPLSAHVPVQKICQRLQMRDQQICELRYEHQVLDWSREALSKMRVLELKRVLASWGEECRGCLEKTELIDLIQEVAPKHSPAQSGTHSSDL